In Hippoglossus stenolepis isolate QCI-W04-F060 chromosome 21, HSTE1.2, whole genome shotgun sequence, one DNA window encodes the following:
- the LOC118100302 gene encoding histone acetyltransferase p300 isoform X1: protein MAENVLDSGPPSAKRPKLSSPALSASASDGNDFGSLFELEHELPDELISSNDSGLVNGGDLNQLHTTLGGGPAGLGPGGGGGGSGGMGLGLGPGGGVGGQDAVAKHKQLSELLRAGAPTSAQQGHQGTMGSPGGPTAMGQHLANMKSSPGQGPQQMMGQQQQQHLSPQQQASMMQQQQNAAAGMMGGMNRAMMGAQQKGNNGQQQSGMIGNQVMNGSPRMGFGNQGMGGNSNLLAETLQQQGAGGQAGMRGQQPGAMNKMGMMGNPGGPFGGPYAGQGNQGLGGAGLGPQLQNKGPMANSLAPFNVDKKNQPLQGMAAMGSQQSQAGVGGPSGAPVGGAPGMVPNTQAGLVGPGAQVSAASAAAGAPPTADPEKRKLIQQQLVLLLHAHKCQRREQANGEVRQCNLPHCRTMKNVLNHMTHCQAGKSCQVAHCASSRQIISHWKNCTRHDCPVCLPLKNAGDKRNPQCESLLSAASAGLGSSLGAVAGGQPSAPNLNPPSQIDPSSIERAYAALGLTYQGNQVQVQTAQPNMPNQGLHGQTGMRSLNPMGTNPMGVNGGVGAASQSQQANLLQDTMMHLNVSSQGLMNDVGGLGSLPTAAPPSAAGMRKSWHEDITQDLRNHLVHKLVQAIFPTPDPAALKDRRMENLVAYARKVEGDMYESANSRAEYYHLLAEKIYKIQKELEEKRRTRLQKQGLGIGPAGLGQPSTGLPPNGPLPDPSLVRPTGPNQMVNRMQGPGMNQFNQMGMQSMGQRSTPPLPMGASGNQIGLVGSRMAQPNVNQIQNQYLPQGQFPGSGPGVGTAQPGIAQPGTQAGMPQTQMGTPPSLPVASPLAQPGSAGGPSGVSSVGSMGPQSVGSGGPNLAAGAPPSSMTPTNANQQPNSIPHLGAMRGSSPSPAHSRSPTPHQTPPRLAGSQTPQPHTPNASQLAPPSTPQQNQLGQGPGSNKSLQQQHIGSAGSTTPSHPGLASCSSQHGAQLPRTPLSQKGSFPVDSQALTPASVSSQDTSSQQPHSDNNLDPKMEIKQQDEEEESDAGSCSKGGKLSNFKSEEKPIKSELKKEECCGEGGKGVSMDTSTTMQMSSVKMEDRKPEIKKEVKEEDDTSDSAVQQASAKKKIFKPEELRQALMPTLESLYRQDPESLPFRMPVDPQLLCIPDYFDIVKNPMDLSTIKRKLDTGQYQDPWQYVDDIWLMFNNAWVYNRKTSRVYKYCSKLAEVFEQEIDPVMQSLGYCCGRKLEFSPQTLCCYGKQLCTIPRDAAYFSYQNSSPKFGLVANRYHFCEKCFNEIQGETVSLGDDPTQPQTSINKEQFEKKKNDTLDPELLVECLDCGRRMHQICVLHHETIWPSGFVCDGCLKKTNKTRKENKYSSKRLPQTKLGYFLETRVNDFLKRMSHPESGEVFIRVVHVSDKMVEVKPGMKSRFVDSGEMSESFPYRTKALFAFEDIDGADVCFFGMHVQEYGSDCPQPNQRRVYISYLDSVHFFRPRTLRTAVYHEILLGYLEYVRKLGYTTGHIWACPPSEGDDYIFHCHPADQKIPKPKRLQEWYKKMLDKAVSERIVHDFKDVFKQATEDRLTSANELPYFEGDFWPNVLEESIKELEQEEEERKREENSTSNESIDETKGDSKNAKKKNNKKTSKNKSSLSRANKKKPGMPNVCNDLSQKLYATMEKHKEVFFVIRLSSAPMTNALPPISDPDPLMACDLMDGRDAFLTLARDKHLEFSSLRRSKWSSTCMLVELHNQSQDRFVYTCNECKHHVETRFHCTVCEDYDLCITCYNTKGHEHKMEKLGLGLDDESSNQAAATTQSPGDSRRLSIQRCIQSLVHACQCRNANCSLPSCQKMKRVVQHTKGCKRKTNGGCPICKQLIALCCYHAKHCQENKCPVPFCLNIKHKLRQQQLQHRLQQAQMLRRRMASMQRVGQPAPGGAPGGNGLPSPGANNGATGPGTPTSVGTQPPTPQTPTQGNMPALPQQQGVGMGGMGGPGQQQQQQVPQQGGAMPPQHHLHQFQQVGGGGGGGVMNSPQQQMMPQLLQQPPNVQQLQKPQHPGGLPPYNPRPPGASPLHQSLGKPGLGPATPPQQQQQQPNQGQGSMPVQGQQQGPPLAAVETALKIQRLAETQRQMAQAQAQIRGLGQGGMIPSHPHHPNTQAQMGMPHIGAQGMPPQAQGVVGRTMLDPQQQGMLAGMQQGGPQTQLPPQVQQQLQQVQQAGGGQLQPTNQQWGAGGPAMNPQQRSVMMGHMAPQQPGAVPQQPMNQQQPQPGNRGMMQVMGVSGGAAGAPTQIAGAAGTGTLPQAALQDLLRTLRSPSSPVQQQQVLSILRSNPTLMAAFIRQRAARYQGGQGGPGGPGGPPQGAPGGVRFQGAPGGLPGVGGPGANQLPNMEGQPQVNVNQAGQPGINMVQGGAQGGNMPTMAQLQQLQQQQQQQQQQQQQQRPMLPGNLQQQQMAALQQQQQQQQQQQQQQGAMQAGQQGTMTTQFREMLMMRRHLQQQQQQQQQQQQQMGNHGQFQQPQGLQQQQGQQGFMQPGQGQPGIPPSSQPQPGVGGVGGPQQQQGGPQGGPGQPGQQQGYPSPMSQVAAALQQRLQMQMQQQQQQQQQQQQQQQQQQQQQQQQQQNPMGGLQGQDGGPSGERGPGGPPLQAGQVGPGQGQQQQGGGGGGPPLPQTTQGMLHQNIHQRLLQQQHLGGGSPAQHSSPMSPQQQMAQSPHHLQGPGSLSSQVRSPQPSPRPQSQPSHSSPSPRMQPSSQPQPSPHRISPQTQTGSPHPGHLSQHHPSMALPQPPQPQQQVLPQQQPGGSVDPSQFSSDQNSIMSQLSGMTGMHGGQGGQPDILGGNNNNSGNNNQELGANINHNSLDLM from the exons ATGGCCGAGAACGTTCTGGACTCTGGCCCGCCTTCAGCCAAGAGGCCTAAACTCTCCTCTCCGGCACTTTCCGCCTCCGCCAGCGATGGAAACG ATTTCGGCTCACTCTTTGAATTGGAGCATGAACTTCCAGATGAGCTCATCAGCTCCAATGATTCAGGACTGGTCAATGGCGGGGACCTCAACCAGCTGCACACCACTCTGGGAGGAGGACCTGCAGGGCTCGGTCCTGGAGGAGGCGGTGGAGGGTCAGGAGGAATGGGTCTTGGTCTTGGCCCTGGAGGGGGTGTTGGAGGCCAGGATGCGGTGGCCAAGCACAAACAACTGTCCGAGCTTTTGCGGGCAGGGGCGCCCACTTCAGCCCAACAAGGGCACCAAGGAACCATGGGCAGCCCAGGAGGTCCCACTGCCATGGGGCAACACTTGGCGAACATGAAATCATCCCCTGGTCAAGGACCTCAGCAAATGatggggcagcagcagcagcaacacctCTCCCCTCAACAACAGGCCAGCATGATGCAGCAACAACAGAATGCCGCAGCTGGAATGATGGGTGGCATGAACAGGGCCATGATGGGAGCACAGCAGAAAGGCAATAATGGACAGCAGCAGTCAGGAATGATTGGGAACCAGGTGATGAATGGCTCCCCTAGGATGGGCTTTGGGAATCAGGGGATGGGCGGCAACAGCAACCTGTTGGCTGAGACGCTACAACAGCAGGGAGCTGGTGGACAGGCCGGGATGAGAGGCCAGCAGCCTGGAGCAATGAACAAG ATGGGGATGATGGGCAACCCAGGGGGCCCTTTTGGAGGTCCGTATGCGGGGCAGGGGAATCAAGGTCTGGGAGGCGCAGGGCTGGGCCCTCAGCTCCAGAACAAGGGCCCCATGGCCAACAGCCTGGCACCATTCAATGTAGACAAGAAGAACCAGCCACTGCAAGGAATGGCTGCTATG GGCTCCCAGCAGTCACAGGCAGGTGTGGGCGGTCCCTCTGGTGCACCTGTGGGAGGGGCCCCGGGGATGGTGCCCAACACTCAGGCAGGTCTAGTTGGTCCTGGTGCACAGGTTTCTGCagcatctgctgcagctggtgcaCCACCCACAGCTGACCCGGAGAAGCGCAAGCTAATCCAGCAGCAACTGGTACTCCTGCTCCACGCACACAAGTGTCAGCGGAGAGAACAGGCCAACGGTGAAGTGCGACAGTGCAACCTTCCTCACTGCCGCACAATGAAGAACGTTCTCAATCACATGACTCACTGCCAGGCTGGCAAGTCCTGTCAGG TTGCACACTGTGCATCATCGAGGCAGATCATCTCTCATTGGAAGAACTGCACGCGGCACGACTGTCCCGTCTGCCTGCCACTCAAGAACGCTGGGGACAAGAGGAACCCTCAGTGTGAGT CTCTACTCAGTGCGGCCAGTGCAGGTCTGGGCAGCTCTCTTGGGGCTGTAGCCGGTGGCCAGCCAAGTGCTCCGAACCTCAACCCACCGAGCCAGATTGACCCCAGCTCCATAGAAAGAGCCTACGCGGCCCTGGGCCTCACCTACCAGGGCAACCAGGTCCAAGTTCAGACTGCCCAACCCAACATGCCCAACCAAGGCCTGCATGGCCAGACCGGCATGAGGTCTCTGAATCCAATGG GTACAAATCCCATGGGAGTCAATGGAGGTGTGGGAGCTGCATCTCAGAGCCAACAAGCCAACCTTCTACAGGATACCATGATGCACCTGAATGTGTCCAGCCAAGG tCTGATGAATGATGTTGGTGGGCTCGGCTCCTTGCCCACAGCAGCCCCGCCCTCTGCTGCAGGCATGAGGAAAAGCTGGCATGAGGACATCACACAGGACCTACGAAACCATTTGGTACACAAACT TGTTCAGGCCATTTTTCCGACTCCAGACCCCGCTGCCCTCAAGGACCGGCGGATGGAGAACCTGGTGGCCTATGCCAGAAAAGTTGAGGGGGACATGTATGAGTCAGCCAATAGTCGA GCTGAGTACTATCACCTATTAGCAGAGAAGATCTATAAGATCCAGAAGGAgctggaagagaagaggaggaccCGGCTTCAGAAGCAGGGCCTGGGCATCGGGCCTGCCGGCTTGGGTCAGCCCTCCACTGGACTGCCTCCAA ACGGTCCCCTCCCTGACCCATCTCTGGTGCGACCGACGGGACCAAATCAGATGGTCAACAGGATGCAAGGCCCAG gtATGAATCAGTTCAATCAGATGGGAATGCAGTCCATGGGTCAGAGGTCCACGCCTCCACTCCCAATGGGAGCATCAGGCAATCAG ATCGGACTGGTTGGATCCAGGATGGCACAACCTAATGTCAACCAGATACAGAACCAGTATCTGCCGCAGGGGCAGTTCCCTGGCTCAGGACCAGGTGTTGGTACAGCTCAGCCTGGTATTGCCCAGCCTGGCACACAGGCAGGCATGCCACAG ACGCAGATGGgcactcctccttctcttccagtTGCTAGTCCTCTAGCGCAGCCCGGTTCAGCTGGCGGTCCCAGTGGCGTCTCCTCAGTGGGGTCAATGGGTCCCCAGAGCGTGGGTAGTGGAGGTCCCAACTTAGCTGCCGGAGCCCCTCCTTCCTCAATGACTCCAACTAACGCGAACCAGCAGCCCAACTCCATCCCCCATCTGGGAGCCATGCGCGGCAGCTCGCCCTCACCTGCTCACAGCCGATCCCCTACCCCTCACCAAACACCCCCCAGACTAGCTGGGTCCCAGACCCCACAGCCACACACCCCAAATGCATCACAGCTGGCTCCACCCTCGACCCCCCAGCAAAACCAACTTGGCCAGGGCCCAGGCTCTAACAAGTCCCTCCAGCAGCAACATATAGGGTCAGCTGGTTCAACCACTCCGTCTCACCCGGGACTGGCCTCCTGCTCATCGCAGCATGGTGCTCAGCTGCCTCGCACTCCG TTGTCCCAAAAGGGTTCATTCCCGGTGGATAGCCAGGCTCTGACTCCAGCCTCTGTCAGCAGCCAGGACACTTCCTCCCAGCAGCCGCACTCAGACAACAACCTCGACCCCAAAATGGAGATCAAGCagcaggatgaggaggaggagagtgatgCCGGCAGCTGCTCCAAAGGAGGGAAGCTCAGCAACTTCAAATCGGAGGAAAAGCCCATCAAATCAGAGCTGAAAAAGGAGGAGTGTTGTGGAGAGGGAGGTAAAGGTGTTTCTATGGATACATCAACAACAATGCAGATGTCCAGTGTGAAGATGGAAGACAGGAAACCAGAGATTAAGAAGGAGgtgaaagaggaagatgatACGTCAGATTCAGCTGTACAACAAGCCTCAGCGAAAAAGAAGA TCTTCAAACCTGAGGAGCTTCGACAGGCCCTGATGCCGACTCTCGAATCACTATACCGTCAAGATCCAGAGTCGCTGCCATTCAGAATGCCCGTTGACCCACAACTGCTGTGCATACCT GACTACTTTGACATAGTGAAGAACCCCATGGACTTATCAACAATCAAGCGAAAGCTGGACACTG GTCAGTACCAGGATCCCTGGCAGTACGTGGATGACATTTGGCTGATGTTCAACAACGCGTGGGTGTACAACCGTAAAACATCCAGAGTGTACAAGTACTGCTCCAAGCTGGCTGAGGTCTTCGAGCAGGAGATCGACCCCGTCATGCAGAGCCTCGGCTACTGTTGTGGCAGGAAG TTGGAGTTCTCTCCTCAGACACTGTGCTGCTATGGAAAGCAGCTATGCACTATTCCCCGAGACGCTGCTTACTTCAGCTACCAGAACAG TTCACCAAAATTTGGGCTTGTTGCTAACAGGTACCACTTCTGCGAGAAGTGTTTCAACGAGATCCAGGGGGAGACGGTTTCCCTGGGCGATGACCCCACCCAACCACAGAC ATCGATTAACAAGGAGCAgtttgagaagaagaagaatgacaCACTGGACCCTGAACT CCTCGTTGAATGTTTGGACTGCGGCCGCAGGATGCACCAGATCTGTGTCCTGCACCATGAAACAATCTGGCCATCGGG TTTTGTGTGTGATGGCTGCttaaagaagacaaataaaacaaggaaagaaaacaagtattCTTCCAAAC GGTTGCCCCAGACAAAGTTGGGCTATTTCCTGGAGACGAGGGTGAACGACTTCTTAAAGCGTATGAGTCACCCGGAGTCCGGAGAAGTCTTCATTCGTGTCGTCCATGTCTCTGATAAAATGGTGGAGGTTAAACCAGGCATGAAGTCCAG ATTTGTGGACAGCGGAGAGATGTCGGAGTCTTTCCCATACAGGACAAAAGCCCTTTTTGCATTCGAGGACATTGATGGAGCAGATGTCTGCTTCTTTGGTATGCACGTTCAAGAGTACGGATCCGACTGTCCTCAGCCCAACCAGAG GCGAGTATACATCTCCTACCTGGACAGTGTACACTTCTTTCGGCCTCGTACTCTAAGAACAGCAGTTTACCATGAAATCCTCCTCGGGTACTTGGAATATGTCAGGAAGTTGGG CTACACCACTGGCCACATCTGGGCCTGCCCACCGAGTGAAGGGGATGACTACATATTCCACTGTCACCCTGCAGATCAGAAGATCCCAAAGCCCAAACGTCTTCAGGAATGGTACAAGAAGATGTTAGACAAAGCTGTGTCAGAGCGGATAGTGCACGACTTCAAG GATGTTTTCAAGCAGGCAACAGAGGATCGTTTGACCAGTGCCAATGAGCTGCCTTACTTTGAGGGGGACTTTTGGCCCAATGTGCTGGAGGAGAGCATCAAAGAGCtagaacaggaggaggaggagaggaaaagggaggagAACAGCACTTCCAATGAGAGTATTGAT GAAACAAAAGGTGACAGTAAAaatgcaaagaagaagaacaacaagaagACGAGTAAGAACAAGAGCAGCTTGAGTCGAGCCAATAAGAAGAAGCCAGGGATGCCGAATGTCTGCAATGACCTTTCACAGAAACTCTATGCTActatggaaaaacacaaagag GTGTTCTTTGTGATCCGACTGAGCTCAGCCCCCATGACAAACGCCTTGCCCCCTATTTCAGACCCGGATCCCCTGATGGCATGTGACCTCATGGATGGCCGTGATGCTTTCCTGACATTGGCCAGGGACAAACACCTGGAGTTCAGCTCGCTCAGGAGGTCCAAGTGGAGCTCCACGTGCATGTTGGTAGAGTTGCACAACCAAAGCCAGGACCGCTTCGTCTACACTTGTAACGAGTGCAAGCACCACGTGGAGACACGTTTTCACTGTACCGTCTGTGAG GATTACGACCTCTGCATCACATGTTACAACACTAAGGGCCACGAGCACAAGATGGAGAAGTTAGGTCTCGGTTTGGATGATGAAAGCAGCAACCAGGCAGCTGCTACAACTCAGAGCCCTGGAGACTCCCGTCGCCTCAGCATCCAGCGCTGCATCCAGTCCCTCGTCCATGCCTGCCAGTGTCGAAATGCAAACTGCTCCCTGCCGTCCTGCCAGAAGATGAAACGGGTTGTTCAGCACACAAAAGgctgcaaaagaaaaaccaaTGGTGGTTGCCCCATCTGCAAGCAGCTCATCGCGCTTTGTTGCTATCACGCAAAACACTGTCAGGAGAACAAGTGCCCAGTCCCATTCTGCCTAAACATCAAGCACAAGCTccgtcagcagcagctgcagcacagactccAGCAAGCCCAGATGCTAAGGAGGAGGATGGCCAGCATGCAGAGAGTGGGCCAGCCTGCTCCTGGAGGAGCTCCTGGGGGCAATGGTTTACCCTCTCCAGGAGCAAACAATGGAGCAACTGGTCCTGGAACCCCTACCTCTGTGGGCACTCAGCCTCCTACCCCACAGACACCCACCCAGGGGAACATGCCTGCgctcccacagcagcagggaGTTGGGATGGGGGGAATGGGAGGGCCAGgccagcaacagcaacagcaagtTCCACAGCAAGGCGGTGCCATGCCCCCTCAACACCATCTTCATCAGTTTCAGCAggtgggtggaggaggtggagggggggtgatgaattctcctcagcagcagatgatgcctcagctcctgcagcagcctccCAATGTCCAGCAACTTCAGAAGCCACAGCACCCTGGTGGTTTGCCTCCGTACAACCCCAGACCTCCTGgagcctctcctctccaccagtCACTGGGCAAACCTGGACTTGGCCCAGCCACCCcaccccagcagcagcagcaacaacccAATCAAGGACAAGGTTCCATGCCTGTACAAGGCCAACAGCAAGGCCCCCCTTTGGCTGCTGTAGAGACAGCCCTAAAAATTCAGCGCCTAGCAGAGACCCAGAGACAGATGGCCCAGGCCCAAGCCCAGATCCGTGGCTTGGGACAGGGTGGCATGATACCCTCACATCCTCACCACCCGAACACCCAGGCCCAGATGGGCATGCCCCACATTGGGGCCCAAGGCATGCCCCCACAGGCTCAGGGAGTTGTCGGAAGGACTATGTTAGACCCACAGCAGCAGGGGATGCTAGCAGGGATGCAGCAAGGTGGCCCTCAGACGCAGTTGCCACCTCAAGTtcaacagcagctccagcaaGTTCAGCAGGCAGGCGGTGGACAACTCCAGCCAACAAACCAGCAGTGGGGTGCTGGGGGACCGGCCATGAACCCTCAACAACGGTCAGTCATGATGGGTCACATGGCACCGCAGCAGCCAGGAGCTGTTCCGCAACAGCCGATGAATCAGCAGCAACCTCAACCTGGAAACCGTGGGATGATGCAGGTAATGGGTGTATCAGGAGGGGCAGCTGGGGCACCTACTCAGATAGCAGGTGCAGCTGGAACAGGAACTTTACCCCAGGCAGCTCTACAAGACCTCCTGCGAACTCTGCGCTCCCCAAGCTCTCCCGTTCAACAGCAGCAAGTCCTCAGCATCCTTCGTTCCAACCCAACACTCATGGCTGCTTTTATCAGGCAAAGAGCAGCAAGATATCAAGGCGGTCAGGGGGGTCCTGGAGGACCTGGAGGGCCTCCACAAGGGGCCCCTGGAGGTGTGAGGTTCCAAGGCGCTCCTGGGGGGCTTCCGGGTGTAGGAGGACCTGGGGCTAACCAGCTTCCTAACATGGAAGGACAACCACAAGTTAATGTGAACCAGGCAGGCCAGCCAGGGATAAACATGGTTCAGGGTGGAGCACAGGGAGGAAATATGCCCACCATGGCTCAGCTGCAGCAgttacaacagcagcagcagcagcagcagcagcagcagcaacaacagcgcCCAATGTTGCCTGGGAATCTTCAGCAACAGCAAATGGCTGCattgcaacaacaacaacaacagcagcagcagcaacaacaacaacagggagCAATGCAAGCAGGGCAACAAGGCACCATGACTACACAGTTCAGAGAGATGTTGATGATGAGAAGacatctgcagcagcaacaacaacaacagcagcagcagcagcagcagatgggaAACCATGGGCAGTTCCAGCAGCCTCAAGGacttcagcagcagcaaggcCAGCAAGGCTTCATGCAGCCTGGCCAGGGTCAGCCAGGGATACCCCCCTCTTCCCAACCCCAGCCAGGTGTTGGAGGTGTAGGGGGACCCCAGCAGCAACAAGGAGGGCCACAGGGTGGGCCAGGACAGCCAGGCCAGCAGCAAGGCTACCCCAGCCCCATGTCACAAGTGGCTGCAGCGCTCCAGCAAAGGCTCCAGATGCAgatgcagcaacagcagcaacaacaacaacagcagcagcagcaacaacagcagcagcagcaacaacagcagcagcagcagcaaaatcCAATGGGTGGACTTCAAGGACAAGACGGAGGGCCCAGTGGAGAAAGAGGACCTGGAGGACCTCCACTTCAGGCTGGACAAGTCGGACCAGGGCAGGGACAACAACAGCAaggtggagggggtggtggACCCCCACTGCCACAGACGACACAAGGTATGCTCCACCAGAACATCCACcagaggctgctgcagcagcaacacctTGGGGGCGGCTCTCCTGCCCAGCATAGTAGTCCTATGAGTCCTCAACAGCAGATGGCTCAGTCGCCCCACCACCTCCAAGGTCCAGGGTCCCTCAGCAGTCAGGTGAGGTCGCCTCAGCCCTCACCGAGACCGCAGTCGCAGCCCTCGCACTCAAGCCCGTCCCCGCGCATGCAGCCCTCCTCCCAACCTCAGCCCTCACCTCATCGCATCTCTCCGCAGACCCAGACTGGCTCACCCCACCCAGGCCACTTAAGCCAACATCACCCCAGCATGGCGTTGCCCCAACCTCCACAACCCCAGCAGCAAGTGTTacctcagcagcagccaggtGGTTCAGTAGATCCCAGTCAGTTCAGCTCTGACCAGAACTCCATCATGTCCCAGTTGAGTGGGATGACGGGGATGCACGGTGGACAGGGCGGACAGCCAGACATTTTGGGTGGGAATAATAACAACAGCGGTAACAACAACCAGGAGCTGGGAGCGAACATTAACCACAACAGTTTAGACCTTATGTAG